The window AAAACAAATCGAAACCTACCAAGCCGCAATAAATAATTTTCGTATGCGCTATAATGGTACCCCCGGCGATATTACCGATGCCACCAGCCAGTTCTCCACCACCACATGGCCAAATTTGGCCGATGGCGATGGCGATGGCATTTTGCGTGACGATAGCGGTGCAGAAAGTAACGCTGCAAACTATAACTTAGAATATAGCCACTTTACCGGAGAACTGCCCCAATTCTGGT of the Alphaproteobacteria bacterium genome contains:
- a CDS encoding prepilin-type N-terminal cleavage/methylation domain-containing protein, whose amino-acid sequence is MQKKPHLQPSLPISTSGFTLVELAIAVVIIGLIIGGVLVGGDMIRAANLKAGLKQIETYQAAINNFRMRYNGTPGDITDATSQFSTTTWPNLADGDGDGILRDDSGAESNAANYNLEYSHFTGELPQFW